From one Microcoleus sp. FACHB-831 genomic stretch:
- a CDS encoding dicarboxylate/amino acid:cation symporter yields the protein MSQHESKDRPLWQRIPLYLQIAIALVIAVVVGVLLGAGNPNPNNVDTIKNLAIPCNLILKALKALATPLILLAVLHSFMTATIPGRSGRRLAILLLTNTLVAILIGLLVANVLQPGKWGSFGDAALSTGEVKKTLDPWGLLQDAVPASILQPLVDNNVIQLIVVALSFGIVLRALKSEQTAEGKTDYLPIQQLITILFEAVIRILHWVIALVPLAVFGIVASTVALKGFAPFKSLGAFIIAVLVALLLQSCYYLTRVYFGSWVKPKNFLIGGSDALFTAFSSASSTATMPITFEALIQKIGLRESSASLGALVGSNFNNDGTALYEAMSALFVAQVLNLNLSLPQQLIVILTSIVASVGAAGIPEAGLVTMTLVFTSVGLPTQYIALLVTVDWFLDRCRTAINVMGDMTVSALIDGKQRQSQAEELAIESIIEE from the coding sequence ATGAGCCAGCATGAAAGCAAAGATCGCCCCTTATGGCAGCGGATTCCGCTATACTTGCAGATTGCGATCGCTCTCGTTATTGCAGTAGTGGTAGGAGTTCTTCTTGGTGCTGGCAACCCTAACCCGAATAACGTTGACACAATAAAGAACCTGGCAATCCCCTGTAACCTAATACTCAAGGCTTTAAAAGCCCTCGCCACCCCTTTAATTCTGCTGGCAGTACTCCACTCATTTATGACTGCCACAATTCCCGGAAGATCGGGGCGTCGTCTGGCTATTTTGCTGCTTACAAATACCCTAGTAGCTATCCTTATCGGCCTTTTGGTTGCCAATGTCTTGCAACCAGGTAAATGGGGTAGCTTCGGTGACGCCGCCTTAAGCACGGGGGAAGTCAAAAAAACTCTCGATCCTTGGGGATTGCTGCAAGATGCTGTGCCAGCATCTATTCTCCAGCCTCTGGTTGATAATAATGTCATTCAACTAATTGTTGTTGCCCTTTCTTTTGGGATTGTGCTGCGTGCATTGAAATCAGAGCAAACTGCTGAAGGGAAAACAGATTATTTGCCAATTCAGCAGCTAATTACTATTTTGTTTGAAGCAGTAATCCGCATCTTGCACTGGGTTATCGCTTTAGTGCCGCTGGCAGTATTTGGCATTGTCGCCAGTACGGTTGCTCTTAAAGGCTTCGCACCGTTTAAATCTTTGGGTGCGTTCATCATTGCTGTCTTAGTGGCTTTGTTACTGCAATCTTGCTATTACCTAACTCGCGTATATTTCGGTTCGTGGGTGAAACCGAAGAATTTCTTAATTGGAGGTTCTGACGCGCTATTTACAGCATTCTCCTCGGCTTCTTCAACAGCCACTATGCCTATAACTTTTGAGGCTTTAATTCAAAAAATAGGGTTGCGGGAATCTTCTGCTTCTTTAGGCGCTTTAGTCGGCAGCAATTTTAACAACGATGGTACGGCTCTTTATGAGGCTATGTCTGCTTTGTTTGTTGCCCAAGTGCTTAATTTGAATCTTTCTTTGCCACAGCAGTTAATCGTTATTCTTACTTCCATCGTCGCGTCTGTTGGTGCTGCGGGTATCCCGGAAGCGGGTTTGGTGACGATGACACTGGTGTTCACTTCAGTTGGCTTGCCTACTCAGTACATCGCTTTGCTGGTAACTGTTGATTGGTTCCTCGATCGCTGTCGCACTGCTATTAATGTAATGGGAGATATGACTGTTAGTGCTTTGATCGATGGCAAGCAACGGCAATCTCAAGCTGAAGAATTAGCAATAGAGTCGATTATTGAAGAATAG
- a CDS encoding DUF1802 family protein: MESTTTHALKEWAVAVDALNEGKTILLLRKGGIKEEGNRFQVAYEKILLYPTYEHQQPNLLKSEYAEKVTTVESGWHPETIKIGAYAEITDVLAVSEESAVKALLPYHIWNEKFASDRLKWKPRQPIYLLLLRTYKLAQTHAISYRAEYGGCKSWIDLAEPISIAGAEPVLDDKDYAQQVGAIRKICDASSLVTKG; the protein is encoded by the coding sequence ATGGAATCAACAACTACTCACGCGCTAAAAGAATGGGCTGTTGCTGTGGATGCCTTAAACGAAGGCAAAACTATCCTGTTGCTGCGTAAGGGCGGTATCAAGGAGGAGGGAAACCGATTCCAAGTGGCTTATGAAAAGATTTTGCTTTATCCGACTTACGAACATCAACAGCCGAATTTGCTAAAGTCTGAGTATGCGGAAAAAGTGACAACTGTAGAATCAGGCTGGCATCCAGAAACCATCAAAATTGGGGCTTATGCTGAGATTACAGATGTTTTGGCAGTCAGCGAGGAATCAGCGGTGAAAGCGCTGCTACCTTATCATATTTGGAACGAGAAATTTGCGAGCGATCGCCTGAAATGGAAGCCGCGCCAGCCAATTTATTTACTACTCTTACGCACTTACAAACTCGCCCAAACTCACGCCATTTCCTACCGTGCGGAATATGGCGGCTGTAAATCTTGGATTGATTTAGCAGAACCAATTTCAATTGCGGGTGCAGAACCAGTTTTGGATGACAAAGACTACGCCCAGCAGGTAGGTGCAATCCGTAAAATTTGTGATGCAAGTTCGCTGGTTACTAAGGGATGA
- a CDS encoding ATP-binding protein, whose product MKNANILVVEDESIVAKDIQSRLRKFGYYVPAIASTGEEAINKVAENHPDLVLMDIRIKGDMDGVEAAKEIHERFNVPIIYLTAYADANTLARAKVTQPFGYILKPFKERELQTTIEITLSRHEMERKLKENQQWLTTVLKSIGDAVITTDSNGKVTFMNTVAEALTGWQQADALGSAVTEVFNIALSERIITQVLNSGVSVGLEEQTALVSKNGVEIPIENQSAPIKDEQGNTKGVVFVFRDITKRLQAEEEREKLVQQLARLNTDLERQVQERTTQLQKSLGFEAVLKRIADKVRDSLDEKQILQTAVRELALSLNVGSCHASLYNLEQDTATVCYEHTTAMPSSDGRVLQMAEFPELYARLLQSQCFQFCPLASNPMGGQAAMLVCPMSDDRGLLGDLWLLHRTTYAFNNLEIRLVQQVANQCAIALRQARLYQAVQAQVEQLETLNRLKDDFLSTVSHELRTPVANMKMAIQMLKVAAGSPEKTQRYLEILQAECSRETELINDLLDLQRLEAASYPTFLAESINLLERLPKIIDPFRSRIQQRQQLLKVDIPNDLPPIISDSASLERVLAELLNNACKYTPAGEQIALTASAKEEKIQLQVSNSGVEIAASEMSRIFEKFYRIPRADRWKQGGTGLGLALVKKLAQHLGGTIEVDSGSNLTVFTVELPMKLPVH is encoded by the coding sequence ATGAAGAATGCAAATATTCTAGTTGTCGAGGATGAAAGCATCGTCGCCAAGGACATACAAAGCAGACTGAGAAAATTTGGCTATTACGTTCCTGCGATCGCATCGACCGGAGAAGAAGCGATTAATAAAGTAGCAGAGAATCATCCAGACTTGGTGCTGATGGATATTAGAATCAAAGGTGACATGGACGGCGTGGAAGCTGCTAAAGAAATCCACGAACGTTTCAACGTGCCGATAATTTATCTCACTGCCTATGCCGATGCTAATACCTTAGCGCGAGCCAAAGTAACGCAGCCATTTGGTTACATACTTAAACCTTTTAAAGAACGAGAATTACAAACTACTATTGAAATAACCCTTTCCAGACATGAAATGGAAAGGAAATTAAAAGAAAACCAACAATGGCTGACTACAGTCCTAAAAAGCATCGGCGATGCTGTAATTACTACAGATAGCAACGGTAAAGTGACATTTATGAATACTGTTGCCGAAGCGCTCACTGGATGGCAACAGGCAGATGCATTAGGTAGCGCTGTAACAGAAGTATTCAATATAGCCTTGAGCGAAAGAATTATAACGCAAGTTCTTAACTCAGGCGTTAGTGTTGGTTTAGAAGAACAAACCGCGCTGGTTAGTAAAAATGGTGTAGAAATACCAATTGAAAACCAGTCTGCACCCATTAAAGATGAACAAGGAAACACCAAAGGTGTGGTTTTTGTGTTCAGGGATATTACCAAGCGCTTGCAGGCGGAAGAGGAACGCGAAAAGCTGGTTCAACAACTTGCTAGACTCAATACCGATCTGGAACGCCAAGTGCAAGAGCGTACCACCCAGTTACAAAAATCTCTCGGCTTTGAAGCCGTCTTGAAACGCATCGCCGACAAAGTGCGCGATAGCCTTGATGAGAAGCAAATTTTACAAACCGCAGTCCGCGAATTAGCGCTCTCGCTAAATGTGGGCAGTTGCCATGCATCGCTATACAACCTGGAACAAGATACTGCTACTGTCTGCTATGAACACACCACCGCAATGCCCTCTTCTGACGGTCGCGTGTTGCAGATGGCAGAATTCCCCGAACTCTACGCTCGTTTGTTGCAAAGCCAGTGTTTCCAATTTTGCCCGCTTGCTTCTAACCCTATGGGCGGACAAGCGGCTATGCTGGTTTGTCCGATGTCTGACGATCGAGGATTGCTAGGGGATCTGTGGTTGCTGCATCGGACAACTTATGCTTTTAACAATCTAGAGATCCGATTGGTGCAGCAGGTGGCAAATCAATGCGCGATCGCCCTTCGTCAAGCTCGACTCTACCAAGCTGTGCAAGCGCAAGTCGAGCAATTGGAAACGCTCAATCGCCTCAAAGATGACTTTCTAAGTACGGTTTCCCACGAATTACGGACGCCTGTGGCTAACATGAAAATGGCAATCCAGATGCTAAAAGTTGCTGCTGGATCGCCGGAAAAAACTCAGCGCTATCTGGAAATATTACAAGCTGAGTGCAGCCGAGAAACTGAGCTAATCAACGATCTGCTAGACTTACAACGCCTAGAAGCTGCCTCTTATCCTACCTTTCTGGCTGAGTCGATTAACCTGCTAGAACGGTTGCCTAAAATCATCGATCCATTCCGATCCCGCATTCAGCAACGCCAGCAACTCTTAAAGGTTGACATCCCTAACGATTTGCCCCCCATAATCTCTGATTCAGCAAGTCTAGAGCGAGTCCTCGCTGAGTTACTAAACAATGCCTGCAAATACACCCCAGCAGGAGAACAAATCGCGCTGACAGCAAGTGCCAAGGAGGAAAAAATACAATTGCAGGTGAGCAATTCTGGTGTTGAAATTGCCGCCAGCGAGATGTCGCGCATTTTTGAAAAGTTTTATCGCATTCCCCGTGCTGACCGTTGGAAGCAGGGCGGGACGGGTTTAGGATTGGCTCTAGTGAAGAAACTCGCACAACATTTGGGAGGCACTATTGAAGTAGATAGTGGTTCTAACCTGACTGTTTTTACTGTCGAGTTACCTATGAAACTTCCCGTCCACTAA
- a CDS encoding PAS domain S-box protein gives MRFSKRDAKRSHLQNYGLALLTVAIALLLTMLLSPLLARTPTPLFFAAVMLSSWYGGTKPGLLATILSALCINYFFQAPTYTLSFGFPELLLTTVFTLVSLLISWLNAARKKAETSLRFSEERFRLLIDGVKDYGIFMLDPSGHIASWNSGAERLKGYREKEIVGSHFSRFYTAQDIEDGKPERELQVACSQGRYEEEGWRVRKDGSWFWANVVITALRDKEGNLQGFSNVTRDISDRKQTEDAIRKAFDTLRKSLKELSDIKFALDQSAIVAITDARGVITYVNNKFCKLSQYSREELIGQTHRIINAGYHPPEFFKNLWSTISRGEVWRGEIKNRAKDGSYYWVDTTIVPFVNEQGKPFQYLAIRFDSTDRKRAEEGLQETSERLKTMVEASPLPIITLDLQQNVKMWNQAAERMFGWTEDEVLNRPITIVPIDKQAEMVALLKDSLEGKANSSVETRRQKKDGSLIDVSLSTAPLRDAKGNVYGSMGVIVDVSERKRAEEEKTRLLASIQESEERFRATFNQAAVGIAHIGLDGKWLLVNQKLCDIVGYTPEELELLTFQDITHPDDLDADREYVRQMLASEIQTHSIEKRYLHKNGSYIWINLTVSLVRSTDSLGSNGLGEPKYFISAIADISDRKRTEEQIKASLKEKEVLLKEIHHRVKNNLQIISSLLNLQSESIKDSRILDIFKEGQNRIDSMALIHEKLYQSENLDRVEFCEYIQELASNLYYSYEAGSKDIVLTINVDNVQLGIDTAIPCGLIINELVSNSLKYAFPSGRSGEIIIDLHWEDDTELILSVSDNGIGFPQNVDFKNTESLGLQLVIALTNQLDGNIELNRDIGTEFKLKFPENLQNSIPSRWSGQ, from the coding sequence ATGCGATTCTCCAAAAGAGATGCAAAGCGATCGCACTTGCAAAACTACGGCTTGGCTTTATTAACAGTAGCGATCGCCCTCCTGTTGACAATGCTGCTATCGCCACTGCTCGCTCGTACCCCTACGCCGCTTTTTTTTGCCGCTGTAATGCTCAGTTCTTGGTATGGCGGCACTAAGCCAGGTCTGCTAGCCACTATATTATCTGCTTTGTGCATTAACTACTTCTTTCAGGCGCCGACCTATACATTGAGCTTTGGTTTCCCCGAACTGTTGCTGACAACCGTATTCACCTTAGTATCGCTCCTGATCAGTTGGCTCAACGCAGCCCGTAAGAAAGCGGAAACCAGTCTGCGATTTAGTGAAGAGCGCTTCCGCTTGCTGATCGACGGTGTGAAAGACTATGGGATCTTCATGCTCGACCCTAGCGGGCATATAGCCAGTTGGAACTCAGGGGCGGAAAGACTTAAAGGTTATCGTGAAAAAGAGATCGTGGGATCGCATTTCTCCCGCTTTTACACCGCTCAAGACATAGAAGATGGCAAACCAGAGCGAGAATTGCAAGTCGCTTGTTCTCAAGGGCGGTATGAAGAAGAAGGCTGGCGCGTCCGCAAAGATGGCTCGTGGTTCTGGGCTAATGTTGTCATTACCGCATTGCGAGACAAGGAGGGCAATCTACAAGGCTTCTCGAACGTAACGCGCGACATAAGCGATCGCAAACAAACCGAGGACGCAATACGCAAAGCATTCGACACGCTACGCAAATCGCTTAAAGAATTATCAGACATCAAATTTGCTCTAGATCAATCGGCGATTGTGGCGATAACAGATGCGCGAGGAGTAATTACTTATGTTAATAATAAATTTTGCAAACTATCTCAATATTCCAGAGAAGAACTGATAGGTCAAACACATCGCATCATCAATGCAGGTTATCATCCACCAGAATTCTTTAAAAATCTTTGGTCAACAATTTCTAGGGGAGAAGTTTGGCGGGGAGAAATTAAGAACAGAGCCAAGGATGGAAGTTATTACTGGGTGGATACCACCATTGTTCCTTTTGTAAACGAGCAAGGAAAACCATTTCAATATTTAGCGATCCGCTTCGATAGTACAGATCGCAAGCGAGCGGAAGAGGGCTTGCAAGAAACTAGCGAAAGGCTTAAAACGATGGTTGAAGCTTCACCGCTGCCTATTATTACTCTGGATCTTCAGCAAAACGTAAAAATGTGGAACCAGGCGGCTGAGAGGATGTTTGGTTGGACTGAGGATGAGGTGCTAAATCGCCCGATTACTATAGTTCCTATAGACAAACAAGCTGAGATGGTTGCTTTACTCAAAGATTCGTTAGAGGGTAAAGCAAATTCTAGCGTGGAAACACGTCGCCAAAAGAAAGATGGTTCACTAATTGACGTTAGCCTCTCCACCGCACCATTGCGCGACGCCAAAGGCAATGTATACGGCAGCATGGGTGTCATAGTTGACGTTTCCGAGCGCAAGCGAGCAGAGGAGGAAAAGACGCGATTGCTCGCGTCTATCCAAGAGAGCGAAGAGAGATTCCGGGCTACATTCAATCAGGCTGCTGTTGGCATCGCCCACATAGGACTCGATGGAAAGTGGCTATTAGTCAACCAAAAACTCTGCGATATTGTGGGTTACACGCCCGAAGAACTCGAACTGTTAACTTTCCAAGATATTACTCACCCCGATGACCTTGATGCAGATCGTGAGTACGTCCGCCAAATGTTGGCATCGGAAATTCAAACGCACTCAATTGAGAAGCGCTATTTGCACAAAAATGGTTCTTACATCTGGATTAATTTAACGGTGTCGCTGGTAAGAAGTACCGATTCTTTAGGGAGTAATGGTTTGGGCGAACCGAAATACTTCATTTCTGCGATCGCAGACATTAGCGATCGCAAGCGGACGGAGGAGCAAATTAAAGCATCCCTCAAAGAGAAAGAAGTTCTCTTAAAAGAAATTCACCACCGGGTCAAAAATAATTTGCAAATTATTTCCAGCCTGCTCAACTTGCAATCGGAATCTATCAAAGATAGCCGAATTCTGGATATATTTAAAGAAGGCCAGAACCGTATAGACTCAATGGCTCTTATCCATGAAAAACTGTATCAATCTGAGAATTTAGATCGAGTTGAATTTTGTGAATACATCCAAGAATTAGCCTCTAATTTATATTATTCCTATGAAGCTGGTTCAAAAGATATCGTTCTCACCATAAATGTTGATAACGTTCAACTGGGTATTGATACAGCCATTCCATGCGGCTTGATTATCAATGAACTGGTTTCTAATTCATTAAAATATGCTTTCCCTTCAGGACGTTCGGGGGAGATTATCATCGATTTGCATTGGGAAGATGACACAGAATTGATACTTAGCGTCAGCGACAACGGCATTGGGTTCCCCCAAAATGTAGATTTCAAAAATACCGAATCATTAGGGTTACAATTAGTAATTGCATTAACCAATCAGCTAGACGGTAATATTGAGCTTAATAGAGATATAGGAACAGAGTTTAAGCTGAAATTTCCAGAAAATCTCCAAAATTCAATTCCCTCAAGGTGGAGCGGACAATGA
- a CDS encoding NblA/ycf18 family protein encodes MESGQPIELSYEQEFHLKSFEYQIQPINLEQSRELLVELYRQLLLRESYCKEVLKQNLLGENSPFLFE; translated from the coding sequence ATGGAGTCCGGTCAACCAATCGAACTTTCATACGAGCAGGAATTTCACCTCAAATCTTTTGAGTATCAAATTCAACCAATCAACCTGGAACAATCGCGGGAACTTCTGGTTGAATTGTATAGACAATTGTTGCTAAGGGAGTCTTACTGTAAAGAAGTTTTAAAACAAAATCTGCTTGGCGAAAACTCACCCTTTTTATTTGAATAG
- the ggt gene encoding gamma-glutamyltransferase → MRNFHRYKHFSLAFVTIVVSISVYWCNKAPAAFVQPLRTKKGMVVSAHPLGSEAGVAMLRKGGNAVDAAVATTFAISVVEPFSAGIGGGGFLLLHLPQTGEMKALDFRERAPLKATRNMYLDATGKVRPNVSVDGHLSVAVPGTVAGLYEIHRKYGKLPWQEVIAPAIKLADEGFIISDRFVSRVEQRKDALLKNPAARQIFTRNGAMFQGGDRLVQKDLAKTLQAIARDPQNFYTGNIARAIADDMAKNGGIITLEDLKSYKTTWREPVCGNFRKAKICSMPPPSSGGVHLLQILNIIGNTDLKSKGWHHPDTLHLMIEAMRIAYADRAVYLGDPDFVKVPVNALISPAYAANRRQEINMQRARQSSEVKAGTREIIQRFANSKESQDTTHLTVVDEQRNTVSLTFTVNYGFGSGVVVPGTGILLNDEMDDFAAAPGVPNVFGLVGGEANAIAPAKIPLSSMTPVIVTENGKLRMAAGSPGGSTIITTVLQVVLNVLEYGMDASSAVSAPRLHHQWLPDQSRMDKFGFDAATIEELRRRGHKIEETNPWGNANAIVVTPDGFLEGAADARGEGSPNGY, encoded by the coding sequence ATGCGTAACTTTCACAGATATAAACATTTCTCCCTAGCATTTGTCACAATTGTTGTCTCTATTTCTGTATATTGGTGCAACAAAGCACCAGCAGCATTTGTTCAACCCCTCAGAACTAAAAAGGGTATGGTTGTATCTGCCCATCCCCTCGGCAGCGAAGCCGGGGTGGCGATGTTACGCAAGGGTGGTAATGCTGTAGATGCAGCAGTTGCGACAACTTTTGCTATTTCAGTTGTAGAACCTTTCTCGGCTGGCATCGGCGGCGGTGGCTTTTTGCTGTTGCACTTGCCGCAAACTGGCGAGATGAAAGCCCTCGACTTCCGCGAACGCGCACCGCTTAAAGCGACGCGCAATATGTATCTAGATGCAACTGGAAAGGTGCGCCCAAATGTTAGCGTGGATGGGCATCTTTCTGTTGCGGTTCCGGGAACGGTTGCGGGACTTTACGAAATACATCGCAAGTACGGCAAGTTACCTTGGCAAGAAGTTATCGCACCTGCGATTAAGTTAGCAGACGAAGGTTTTATTATTAGCGATCGCTTTGTCTCTAGAGTTGAACAACGCAAAGATGCCCTCCTGAAAAACCCAGCAGCGCGGCAAATTTTTACCCGCAACGGCGCTATGTTTCAAGGGGGAGATAGGCTGGTACAAAAAGATTTAGCCAAGACATTGCAGGCGATCGCTCGCGACCCCCAAAACTTCTACACTGGAAATATCGCCCGTGCCATTGCTGATGATATGGCTAAAAATGGCGGCATAATTACTCTTGAAGATCTCAAATCTTATAAAACAACTTGGCGCGAACCCGTCTGCGGCAACTTCCGTAAAGCTAAAATTTGTTCCATGCCGCCGCCTTCTTCTGGTGGAGTTCACCTGCTACAAATATTAAATATTATTGGTAATACGGATCTAAAATCTAAGGGCTGGCATCACCCCGACACGCTGCATTTAATGATAGAAGCGATGCGGATTGCTTATGCCGATCGTGCCGTCTATTTGGGCGACCCAGATTTTGTTAAAGTACCTGTTAACGCACTCATCAGCCCTGCCTACGCCGCCAACAGACGCCAGGAAATCAATATGCAAAGGGCGCGGCAATCAAGCGAAGTAAAAGCAGGCACTAGGGAAATTATACAGCGTTTTGCTAATAGCAAAGAATCTCAAGATACAACTCACCTAACTGTCGTTGATGAACAACGCAACACTGTTAGCCTAACTTTTACTGTAAATTATGGCTTTGGTTCGGGCGTGGTTGTACCGGGTACGGGGATTCTATTAAATGACGAGATGGACGATTTTGCCGCTGCACCCGGAGTACCAAATGTGTTTGGATTAGTAGGAGGAGAAGCGAATGCGATCGCTCCTGCTAAAATTCCCCTATCCAGCATGACGCCAGTAATTGTGACTGAAAATGGCAAGCTGCGTATGGCTGCTGGTTCGCCTGGGGGCAGCACCATCATTACAACAGTATTGCAGGTTGTTCTTAATGTCTTAGAATATGGCATGGATGCCAGTTCTGCCGTATCTGCGCCGCGCCTGCATCACCAATGGCTTCCCGACCAATCGAGAATGGATAAATTTGGCTTTGACGCTGCAACAATTGAAGAACTCCGACGCCGAGGACACAAAATAGAAGAAACAAATCCTTGGGGTAATGCTAATGCAATAGTAGTTACACCGGATGGCTTTTTAGAAGGTGCGGCTGACGCACGCGGCGAAGGTTCCCCTAATGGTTATTAA